In Marinomonas posidonica IVIA-Po-181, a single window of DNA contains:
- a CDS encoding GDP-L-fucose synthase: MVGYQGQIEWDTSKPEGAPRKLMDISRLNLLGWHAKVPLEEGLFMAYQWFLKNQDDFRK, translated from the coding sequence GTGGTAGGTTATCAAGGGCAAATCGAGTGGGACACCAGTAAGCCGGAAGGTGCGCCAAGAAAATTAATGGATATTTCTCGTCTTAATCTTCTTGGATGGCATGCGAAAGTGCCTTTAGAAGAAGGCTTATTCATGGCGTATCAGTGGTTTTTAAAAAATCAAGATGATTTTAGAAAATGA
- a CDS encoding DUF3431 domain-containing protein — translation MKLNIDDIFWVITNYNTNPEELIENIGESYCIYDKGIRGVPDYLQAKGKYKKTNNTGHNISDYLDYIIENYHSLPNRVGFVKGNIFPRHISKENFFIRIKEEGFVPLYHEEKTFRPQFHRFFRWIFVSQHIAPGYYMELANNWYCRKYKRGSFFPNLEGFMEYFLGMRKPKYITFVPGACMIVTKENILRWPIEFYKELYRVVTYDFFPVEAYHAERCMLYIFNYPKE, via the coding sequence ATGAAACTCAATATAGATGATATATTCTGGGTGATTACCAACTACAATACTAATCCCGAAGAGTTGATAGAAAATATAGGTGAGTCATATTGCATATATGATAAAGGCATACGCGGAGTTCCTGATTATCTACAGGCTAAAGGGAAATATAAAAAGACTAATAATACGGGTCATAATATAAGTGATTATTTAGATTATATAATTGAAAATTATCATTCTCTCCCCAACAGAGTAGGGTTTGTAAAAGGCAATATATTTCCTAGACACATATCGAAAGAAAATTTTTTTATAAGAATTAAGGAAGAGGGGTTTGTTCCCTTGTATCATGAGGAAAAGACTTTCCGCCCACAATTTCACCGTTTTTTTCGTTGGATTTTTGTTTCTCAACATATTGCCCCAGGCTACTATATGGAGTTAGCAAATAACTGGTATTGCAGGAAGTATAAAAGAGGGAGTTTTTTTCCTAATCTTGAAGGATTTATGGAGTATTTTTTGGGGATGAGAAAACCAAAATATATTACTTTCGTTCCTGGAGCTTGTATGATTGTGACTAAAGAAAATATATTAAGATGGCCAATTGAATTTTATAAAGAATTATATAGAGTTGTTACCTATGATTTTTTTCCAGTTGAAGCGTATCATGCTGAACGATGTATGTTGTATATATTTAATTACCCAAAAGAATAA
- a CDS encoding glycosyl transferase, producing the protein MSEKKLIDVFLFYNELDLLELRLKSLYEFVDFFVITECEETFSGKKKELLFLKNRERFLKFEDKIIYNRVSNKDLAFLQSESGKFKKYITNFDVPHKHKHSNRPANILHSSLKREITHRDSAILGLVKIAKYGDIVFISDVDEIPNPNVVKSFRNKKIESPSYFEMKWYMYWVNNQVSKCNWYGTVAFEYSMLEGKSLDLLRYSSSDHKNVPGLIIKNAGWHFSYLGGADAISNKLDALPYQGLKAEISKFLNKISFGGWDSKLKSNKDILLQNRKFNVVEIDESFPEEIFLMPLFDEVYFKKINRDEKND; encoded by the coding sequence ATGAGTGAAAAAAAATTAATTGATGTTTTTTTGTTTTATAATGAATTAGATTTATTGGAGTTGAGATTAAAGTCCTTATATGAATTTGTTGATTTTTTTGTAATAACAGAATGTGAGGAGACTTTTTCAGGAAAGAAAAAGGAATTGCTTTTCTTAAAAAATAGAGAAAGATTTTTAAAGTTTGAAGATAAGATAATTTATAATAGAGTTTCTAATAAAGACTTGGCGTTTTTACAGAGTGAAAGTGGTAAATTTAAAAAATATATAACTAACTTTGATGTGCCTCATAAGCATAAGCATTCGAACAGACCTGCTAATATTTTACATTCATCTCTTAAAAGGGAAATAACGCACAGAGATTCTGCTATATTGGGCTTAGTTAAAATTGCTAAATATGGCGATATTGTTTTTATAAGTGATGTTGATGAAATACCAAATCCTAATGTGGTGAAATCATTTCGAAATAAAAAAATTGAGTCACCTTCTTATTTTGAAATGAAATGGTATATGTATTGGGTTAATAATCAGGTCAGTAAATGTAATTGGTATGGAACGGTTGCGTTTGAGTATTCAATGCTTGAAGGAAAATCTCTAGATCTGCTTCGGTATTCATCATCAGATCATAAAAATGTGCCAGGTTTGATTATTAAGAATGCTGGTTGGCATTTTAGTTATTTAGGTGGTGCCGATGCGATTTCAAATAAGCTAGATGCTCTTCCCTATCAAGGTTTAAAAGCAGAAATATCTAAATTCTTAAATAAAATATCATTTGGAGGCTGGGATTCAAAGCTTAAGAGTAATAAAGATATTCTACTTCAGAACCGAAAGTTTAATGTTGTAGAAATAGATGAAAGTTTTCCTGAAGAAATATTTTTAATGCCTCTTTTTGATGAAGTATACTTTAAAAAAATTAACAGAGATGAAAAAAATGATTAA
- a CDS encoding glycosyl transferase: MIKTVFLDGQGLGNQLWVYAAAQAIAKHTGRVHVIDNLDKFKGKDFLTLDYELDPHPELAVDNFNERLFYDPEIKYFSSTYDSRVENFPSRVALFGLFQSEKYFYGQEDKLKEWIKVSEHISNLERNYSDVLVLNIRGGEYKRHKKLILPKSYWEKAILKMRELKGKQEILIVTDDNEYANSLFPQYEVLKGGVAECYSALRGAGSIVVSNSSFSYFPIKTRLDKPIVIAPEHWARFGDEKRKWAMPSNIYKDWNWMTHAGELKTYEDCIGDAELIASFYEREYSLSVPLSMGIGLPWTRHIPLDLKKPVKFFLSKAFPRKFGR; the protein is encoded by the coding sequence ATGATTAAAACAGTGTTTCTTGATGGGCAGGGATTAGGGAATCAGCTCTGGGTATACGCTGCTGCTCAAGCCATTGCCAAACACACAGGCAGAGTACATGTTATTGACAATTTGGATAAATTTAAAGGGAAAGATTTTCTAACGTTAGATTATGAATTAGATCCTCATCCTGAATTAGCTGTTGATAATTTTAATGAAAGACTTTTTTATGACCCTGAAATAAAATATTTTTCTTCTACTTATGATTCAAGGGTTGAAAATTTTCCAAGTAGAGTGGCACTCTTTGGTTTATTCCAAAGTGAGAAGTATTTCTATGGTCAAGAAGATAAGTTAAAAGAATGGATAAAAGTTAGTGAGCATATTTCTAATCTCGAGAGAAACTATTCAGATGTATTGGTGCTAAACATTAGGGGCGGGGAATATAAAAGGCATAAGAAGTTAATTCTTCCTAAAAGTTATTGGGAAAAAGCAATTCTTAAAATGCGAGAGTTGAAGGGTAAACAAGAAATACTAATAGTTACAGATGATAATGAGTATGCAAATTCATTATTTCCTCAATATGAAGTTCTCAAAGGAGGGGTTGCAGAATGTTATTCTGCATTGCGTGGGGCAGGATCTATTGTTGTTTCTAATTCAAGTTTTTCATATTTTCCAATAAAGACTAGACTAGATAAGCCGATTGTTATTGCCCCTGAACATTGGGCTAGGTTTGGTGATGAAAAAAGAAAGTGGGCTATGCCTTCAAATATTTATAAAGACTGGAATTGGATGACACATGCTGGAGAGCTTAAAACTTATGAGGATTGTATTGGAGATGCAGAGTTGATTGCTAGTTTTTATGAGAGAGAATATTCTTTAAGTGTTCCATTATCAATGGGAATTGGGCTTCCTTGGACGAGGCACATTCCATTAGACCTAAAAAAACCGGTTAAGTTTTTTCTATCTAAGGCCTTTCCACGAAAATTTGGTAGGTAG
- a CDS encoding oligosaccharide flippase family protein yields MVKLKSFLIRNNIVGNIFGLGIVKMLNIIITFATLPYLLRVMGAEKWGEVVFVQLLINYMVWFVNWGFYYGATRRISQKRDSLKERTLLFSEAWFAQLILSIFVLFFFLMTIFFMPLDFDIKILYFSSIGLIVGNFLTPLWYLNGLELVKESEFMLFLNKLLVLPFIYLFVLSDRDAYLYLLLNSLSSVIVGIYCIYWLKKRDLFSIVNPKLQRIYGVVSSDFIFFANGFLYTLNSSIVPFFLGASSNMSELGYYNLAERVRGVAGTCLQPVTHALFPRMCYLFSTNTKAAQKMLIISGGGISCCALLISLVMFCFSSEIVVLMGGGDYNDSVYVLKIMSFSAFFVTLSSFITDQVIIPNNWQKIISYAILISSVFMFILVYPIVSDFGSSGGAWLFLLSQVLVVFIMLVFLFFKNKR; encoded by the coding sequence GTGGTCAAATTAAAATCGTTCTTAATTAGAAATAATATTGTTGGTAATATTTTTGGTCTTGGCATTGTTAAGATGTTGAATATTATTATTACTTTTGCAACATTACCTTATCTTTTGCGAGTTATGGGCGCTGAAAAATGGGGGGAGGTTGTATTTGTTCAGCTGCTTATTAATTATATGGTTTGGTTTGTCAACTGGGGATTTTATTATGGTGCTACAAGGCGGATATCTCAAAAAAGGGACTCTTTGAAAGAGCGAACATTGCTATTTTCTGAAGCTTGGTTTGCTCAGCTAATTTTGTCTATATTTGTTTTGTTTTTTTTCTTGATGACAATTTTTTTTATGCCTTTGGACTTTGATATAAAAATTTTGTATTTTAGTTCAATCGGTTTAATTGTCGGCAACTTCTTAACTCCTCTATGGTATCTAAATGGCCTTGAATTGGTTAAAGAGTCGGAGTTTATGTTGTTTTTAAACAAATTATTAGTTTTGCCATTTATATATTTGTTTGTTTTAAGTGATCGAGATGCTTATCTATATTTATTGTTGAATAGTCTTTCATCTGTTATTGTTGGTATATATTGCATATATTGGCTAAAGAAAAGAGATTTATTTTCAATTGTGAATCCGAAATTGCAGCGAATTTATGGTGTTGTTTCTTCTGACTTTATTTTTTTTGCTAATGGTTTTTTGTATACATTAAATTCTTCTATAGTGCCTTTTTTCCTTGGCGCCAGCTCTAATATGTCAGAACTTGGATATTATAATTTAGCCGAAAGGGTAAGAGGTGTAGCAGGTACATGTCTGCAGCCTGTGACTCATGCTCTTTTCCCAAGAATGTGTTACTTGTTTTCAACAAATACAAAAGCCGCTCAAAAGATGTTAATTATATCTGGTGGAGGTATTTCTTGTTGTGCTCTACTTATCAGTTTGGTAATGTTTTGCTTTTCTAGTGAAATTGTTGTTTTGATGGGGGGAGGGGATTATAATGATAGTGTTTACGTGTTGAAGATTATGTCTTTTAGTGCATTTTTTGTGACGCTAAGTTCTTTCATAACTGATCAAGTTATTATTCCAAATAATTGGCAAAAAATAATCAGCTATGCAATTCTAATATCATCAGTGTTTATGTTTATACTTGTTTATCCTATTGTTAGTGATTTTGGCTCTTCAGGTGGTGCTTGGCTTTTTTTGCTTTCACAAGTTTTAGTTGTATTTATTATGCTTGTGTTTCTGTTTTTCAAAAATAAACGTTGA
- a CDS encoding glycosyltransferase family 2 protein, whose product MNDIVLSILLPAYNYPEGIHKILSQISEANDDVKDKFEVVIYDNSSFESDVKKEFEYYKNNIKEITYKHYYPELGPSDNWNQLIGNSRGKYFILIHHDEFPLSDDFVVEVLKKIETNPGVDLILLDCFLMNKSKRLITRHIPTWIRIFVIKFFPTYLFRRNVVGPTASLIIRKDLQPTFDKNLKWLLDVDEYFGLFRNKIKWIFCKDIQICSYVDRGNSLTSSLGDDIGSIWKKELIYLAEKYSIKSPWLSKWHVLHLVDTVGWSFMRLFTRNISFILNRFGFYPISKEKVKKAFDDNC is encoded by the coding sequence GTGAATGATATAGTTTTAAGCATACTTCTTCCAGCTTATAATTACCCTGAAGGTATTCATAAAATTTTGAGTCAAATATCTGAGGCTAATGATGATGTAAAAGATAAGTTTGAGGTAGTAATTTATGATAATTCAAGTTTTGAGAGTGATGTAAAAAAGGAATTTGAGTATTACAAAAATAATATTAAGGAGATCACTTATAAACACTACTACCCAGAGCTTGGGCCTAGTGATAATTGGAATCAATTGATTGGTAACTCCAGAGGTAAATACTTTATACTTATTCATCATGATGAATTCCCTCTATCAGATGATTTTGTAGTAGAAGTTTTAAAAAAAATAGAGACTAATCCAGGTGTTGATTTGATTCTTTTGGATTGTTTCTTGATGAATAAATCAAAGAGATTGATTACAAGGCACATACCAACGTGGATTAGAATTTTTGTTATAAAATTTTTTCCTACATATTTATTTAGAAGGAATGTAGTTGGCCCAACTGCATCTTTGATTATTCGTAAAGACTTACAGCCAACTTTTGACAAAAATCTAAAATGGCTGTTAGATGTAGATGAGTATTTTGGTCTTTTTCGTAATAAAATAAAGTGGATTTTTTGTAAGGATATACAAATTTGCTCTTATGTTGATAGAGGTAATTCTCTTACAAGTTCATTGGGTGATGATATTGGATCCATTTGGAAAAAAGAATTGATTTACTTGGCTGAAAAGTATTCAATTAAGTCACCTTGGCTTTCTAAATGGCATGTTTTACACCTTGTAGATACTGTAGGCTGGTCTTTTATGAGGCTATTTACTAGAAATATTAGTTTCATTTTAAATCGATTCGGTTTCTACCCTATTTCAAAAGAAAAAGTAAAGAAGGCTTTTGATGATAATTGTTGA
- a CDS encoding alpha-1,2-fucosyltransferase, translating into MIIVDLSGGLGNQMFQYACARSLSIELNLPLKVVYGSLASQTVHNGYELNRVFGLDLEFATENDMQKNLGFFLSKPILRKIFSKKPLNNLKFQNFFPENSFNYNSSLFSYIKDSGFLQGYWQTEKYFLNHKSQILKDFCFVNMDDETNISIANDIQSGHSISIHVRRGDYLTNLKAKAIHGHCSLDYYLKAIEFLQEKIGESRLFIFSDDPEWVSENIATRFSDVSVIQHNRGVKSFNDMRLMSMCDHHIIANSSFSWWGAWLNPSQNKKIIAPKNWFVTDKMNTIDLIPSSWILK; encoded by the coding sequence ATGATAATTGTTGATTTATCTGGTGGGCTAGGCAATCAAATGTTTCAATATGCATGTGCTAGATCATTATCTATTGAGTTAAATCTACCATTAAAAGTGGTGTATGGATCGTTAGCTAGCCAGACTGTTCACAATGGATATGAGCTAAATCGAGTCTTTGGATTGGACTTAGAGTTTGCAACAGAAAATGACATGCAAAAAAACTTAGGTTTCTTTCTTTCTAAACCAATACTGCGTAAAATTTTTTCTAAAAAACCATTAAATAATCTAAAATTTCAGAATTTTTTTCCGGAAAATAGTTTCAATTATAATTCATCTCTGTTTTCTTATATTAAAGATTCTGGTTTTCTTCAGGGATATTGGCAAACTGAGAAGTATTTTTTAAATCACAAATCTCAAATTTTGAAAGATTTTTGCTTTGTTAATATGGATGATGAAACCAATATTTCAATAGCAAATGATATTCAGAGTGGCCATTCCATTAGCATCCATGTTAGAAGAGGAGACTATCTCACTAATTTAAAGGCCAAAGCTATTCATGGTCACTGTTCACTTGATTATTATTTAAAGGCTATAGAATTTTTACAGGAGAAAATAGGCGAATCCAGATTATTTATTTTTTCAGATGATCCCGAATGGGTGAGTGAAAATATTGCGACAAGGTTTTCCGATGTTAGTGTGATTCAGCATAATCGCGGAGTAAAGAGTTTTAATGATATGAGATTAATGTCAATGTGTGATCATCATATTATTGCAAATAGTTCTTTTAGTTGGTGGGGGGCTTGGTTGAACCCTTCTCAGAATAAGAAAATCATTGCCCCCAAAAACTGGTTTGTTACTGATAAAATGAATACGATTGATCTTATCCCTTCTTCTTGGATATTAAAATGA
- a CDS encoding glycosyltransferase — protein MIDFTVLMSIYKNENPNFFHRAMKSIWNEQILKPSQIVLVIDGPVPYELIDAIDVWRGVLNDVLLVVPLSVNVGLGQALNKGLKLCKYDIVARMDTDDISLPERFLKQVPLLDALGVDLVGSHISEFVGNENNTVSFRRVPLFHHDIACFAKKRSPVNHPSVVFRKSSVIDSGGYLHMLWLEDYYLWIRMLSTGKRFHNVDEVLVNMRGGTGLLSRRSGIKYAYSELKFINAIKKLGFISNFDFVKLFFMRVLPRFLPLGFFSLIYKYFLRR, from the coding sequence ATGATCGATTTTACTGTTTTAATGTCTATATATAAAAATGAAAATCCTAATTTCTTCCATCGGGCAATGAAAAGTATTTGGAACGAACAAATATTAAAACCTAGTCAAATAGTGCTAGTGATTGATGGACCGGTTCCTTATGAATTGATTGATGCCATTGATGTTTGGAGGGGAGTCCTTAATGATGTATTGCTAGTTGTACCATTAAGCGTCAATGTTGGACTAGGCCAAGCTTTAAATAAAGGTCTTAAACTCTGTAAGTATGATATTGTTGCAAGGATGGATACAGATGACATATCTCTACCAGAAAGGTTCTTAAAACAAGTACCATTGTTAGACGCTTTAGGAGTTGATCTTGTAGGTAGCCACATATCAGAGTTTGTTGGTAATGAAAATAACACTGTATCATTTAGAAGGGTTCCACTGTTTCATCACGATATAGCTTGTTTTGCAAAAAAAAGATCACCAGTCAATCATCCTTCAGTAGTCTTTCGTAAGTCTAGTGTGATCGATTCTGGTGGGTATTTGCATATGCTCTGGTTAGAAGACTACTATTTATGGATTAGAATGCTTTCAACAGGGAAGAGGTTCCACAATGTTGATGAAGTTCTTGTTAATATGAGAGGTGGGACTGGCCTACTATCAAGGCGATCTGGAATCAAATATGCCTATAGTGAATTAAAATTTATTAATGCCATAAAAAAACTTGGTTTTATAAGTAATTTTGATTTTGTTAAACTTTTTTTTATGAGGGTTTTACCTAGGTTTTTACCTCTTGGCTTTTTCTCTTTAATCTATAAGTATTTTCTTCGAAGATAG
- a CDS encoding mannose-1-phosphate guanylyltransferase/mannose-6-phosphate isomerase produces the protein MKFFPVILSGGVGSRLWPLSREHFPKQCLSLTSSLSSLLQQTLARTNHLHIQSPLVVCNDDHRFLIAQQLQDMGVVGAKVMLEPVGRNTAPAVALAAFEVVQSDHEDALMLVLPADHVIRDTAAFEKAIEHAKVLAEAGGLVTFGIKPTRAETGYGYIKEGQDACVEKFVEKPDLATAQSYLASGNYLWNSGMFLFKASQYLAELKQHRPAMYAAVESAYGDRTEDLDFIRIGTEAFTSCSSESIDYAVMEPTQNAKVVLYDGDWSDIGAWDALHDYSEKDSNHNVLVGDVMAESTTHSLIRSESRLVATVGVNNLVVIETADAVLIMDKDQSQDVKKIVSRIKAEGRQEHMHHTTVHRPWGTYQTVDLGDRHQVKRIMVKPGEKLSVQMHHHRAEHWVVVSGTAKIQNGDNEILLTENESTYIPVGVVHALENPGKIPLELIEVQSGSYLGEDDIVRFSDRYGR, from the coding sequence ATGAAATTCTTTCCTGTCATTTTATCTGGTGGTGTTGGTAGTCGTCTTTGGCCTTTATCCCGTGAACACTTTCCTAAGCAATGTTTGAGTCTCACAAGTTCTTTGTCCTCTTTGTTGCAACAAACCCTAGCGAGAACGAATCATTTACATATTCAATCGCCGCTTGTGGTGTGTAATGACGATCATCGTTTTCTAATTGCACAGCAGCTTCAGGATATGGGAGTTGTAGGAGCCAAGGTGATGTTAGAGCCAGTAGGCCGAAACACCGCACCAGCAGTGGCATTAGCCGCATTTGAAGTAGTGCAATCAGATCACGAAGACGCCTTGATGTTGGTTCTTCCTGCCGATCATGTGATTCGTGATACGGCAGCGTTTGAAAAAGCCATTGAACACGCCAAGGTATTAGCAGAAGCTGGCGGGTTAGTGACCTTTGGTATTAAACCAACGCGCGCTGAAACTGGCTATGGCTACATCAAAGAGGGACAAGATGCTTGCGTAGAAAAATTTGTTGAAAAGCCAGACCTAGCAACAGCGCAATCTTATTTAGCAAGTGGGAACTATCTTTGGAACAGCGGTATGTTTCTGTTTAAAGCTAGTCAATACCTTGCTGAACTTAAACAGCACCGTCCAGCTATGTATGCGGCGGTAGAATCTGCTTATGGTGATCGTACCGAAGATTTGGATTTTATTCGTATTGGTACAGAGGCGTTTACCTCATGCTCAAGCGAATCCATTGACTATGCGGTTATGGAGCCAACACAAAACGCCAAAGTAGTGCTTTATGATGGCGATTGGAGCGACATTGGTGCCTGGGATGCTTTGCACGATTACAGCGAAAAAGACAGTAACCACAATGTGCTTGTTGGTGATGTCATGGCAGAATCGACTACACATTCCTTGATTCGTTCAGAATCTCGTTTGGTGGCGACCGTTGGTGTGAATAACCTAGTAGTGATTGAAACTGCCGATGCGGTGTTGATCATGGACAAAGACCAGTCACAAGATGTGAAAAAAATCGTTAGTCGTATCAAGGCTGAAGGACGCCAAGAACACATGCACCACACCACAGTGCATCGCCCTTGGGGCACTTATCAAACGGTTGATCTTGGTGATCGTCATCAGGTTAAACGTATTATGGTCAAACCCGGTGAGAAGTTAAGTGTGCAAATGCACCACCATCGTGCCGAACACTGGGTGGTCGTATCCGGTACAGCCAAAATACAGAACGGTGATAATGAAATATTATTAACTGAAAATGAATCAACCTATATTCCTGTTGGCGTGGTTCATGCTCTAGAAAACCCAGGTAAAATCCCACTAGAACTGATAGAGGTTCAATCTGGAAGCTATTTAGGGGAAGATGACATTGTGCGTTTTAGCGATCGTTATGGGCGCTAA